ACACTGCGGTTTGTGAGAACATTTTTCAGGAGTTTTAAGTGTTAGGCATTATGCTGGTTTCAGTTTTAGTCACATCGAGCATAGAGTGTATTGTGGGTACCGGATCAATTCTCAGTATGCTGCATGCTTTCAAGCAGCCAATTTTAACATAATATCTCGCACTATTATTTTGAGAGGGTAACCCATGGTAGAATCAGTTCTACAGTTTTTTCAGGAATTCATCCAGGATCCACGTTGGATCACTTTTTTATTGGCGATGACACCGATAGGTGAACTACGGGTGGCCTTGCCATGGGGTATCACGTTTGGCGAAATGCCGTGGTTTGAAGCCTATATCTGGGCTGTTGCCGGTAATTTCTTGATTTCAATTCCCATTGTGCTGTTACTTGGACCCATATCAAGACTCCTTATGCGTTGGCCCTTAGGAGAAAAGTTCTTCACCTGGTTGTTTAACCGAACTCGCCGCAAGGGAAAGATGATCGAGACCTGGGAATTTTTAGGCTTGGTTGTGTTTGTGGGAATTCCGTTGCCAGTTACGGGAGCCTGGACTGGCTCTGCAGCGGCATTTTTATTTGGATTATCGTACGGAAAATCATTTCTGGCTATTTTTATAGGCCTGCTGATGAGCGCCACAATTGTGACTATCATTACTACAACTGGAATTAAAATATTTGGCTGAATCACTGGTGGGACTGCAATAGCAATTGCCAACGGTGGGTTAGTATGATATACTATCGCGCTTTTTAAACAATTCGGGGTGTAGCGCAGCCCGGTAGCGCGCTTCGTTCGGGACGAAGAGGTCGGAGGTTCAAATCCTCTCACCCCGACATTGCAATACATAAGATCCTCATCGTGTACCTGGCATTGTGGATTACTGTTTTTTCATATTTCTATTCAATTGTCTCATCTTTGAGGTCAAACTAATATTGCTTTTGTTCGGGTACTAGCCAGCGCGTCCCGACAGGCTTGTCGGAAGGTCGGAGGCTCAAATCCTCCTTGCCAAGCGTAGCTCGGCGAAGACGGGTCATCCCGACAGTTAGAATTGGTATTGCGCGGATTTGATTCCGCGTTTTTTATTTGAGGAAGGGTTTAACACATGGCAGATCGATATCCATTTGGAGAGATCGAAGCAAAATGGCAAAAGTATTGGGATGAGAACCAGACCTTTAAAGCGCTGGATAATTTAACAGATAAACCCAAGTATTATATTCTGGATATGTTTCCTTATCCGTCCGGAGCAGGACTGCATGTGGGGCATCCTGAAGGATATACTGCCACTGATATCATTGCACGTTATAAGCGGATGCGCGGATTCAATGTTTTACATCCCATGGGCTGGGATGCATTTGGACTACCGGCCGAACAATATGCTATTGAAACGGGCACTCCACCGGCAATCAAAACTGCTGAGAACATTGCAACCTTCAAAAGACAGATCAAATCATTGGGCTTTTCCTATGATTGGGATCGTGAAATAAATACCACTGATGAATCATATTACAAATGGACCCAATGGATCTTTCTCCAGCTCTTTAAGAAAGGGTTGGCCTACGAAGCAGAAGTAGCAGTTAACTGGTGTCCCGCTCTGGGAACTGTGCTGGCCAATGAAGAAGTTATCGATGGGAAGTCAGAACGGGGTGGACATCCTGTGGTTCGTAAACCCATGCGTCAGTGGATGCTCAAGATCACGGCTTATGCAGATAGACTGATCGATGATCTGGATGATCTGGATTGGTCAGAATCCATCAAAGACATGCAGCGAAACTGGATCGGGAAGAGCGAAGGGGCAGAGGTCGATTTTCAGATAAGTGGTCATGACTTGTCCCTGCGGGTATTTACCACTCGGCCTGACACCTTATTTGGGGCAACCTATATGGTTCTGGCTCCTGAACATCCCTATCTGGAACAAATTGCAACCACGGAAAACACTGATAAAGTCATCGCCTATCAGCGGGAGGCTGGCCTGAAAAGTGATTTGGATCGAACCGATCTGGCAGAAGGCAAAACTGGTGTTTTTACAGGTTCCTATGCAGTCAACCCAGTTAATGATGAATTAATACCCATCTGGGTCAGTGATTATGTCCTAATGAGTTATGGAACGGGGGCCATCATGGCTGTTCCTGCTCACGATACCCGTGATTATGAATTTGCGAAAGCCTTTGATCTGCCCATTCAGGAGGTTGTTTCAGGTGGAAATATTGAAGAGGAGGCCTTCACTCAGATCGAAGATGGGTTTATGGTCAATTCTGCCGTTGCAGATGGCAGCTTTTCCATCAATGATCTCAAACCGTCTGAAGCAATTGGTAAGACCAGCGCATGGCTTGAAGCAACCGGAAAAGGTAAAAAGGCGATCAACTATAAGTTACGGGATTGGCTATTCTCCCGGCAACGTTACTGGGGTGAACCCTTTCCAATCATGCGTGATGGAAATGACATTATCCCTATGTCTGACAGTGACTTACCGCTAACACTTCCAGTACTTGACCGGATCAAACCATCTGGCACAGGGGAGAGTCCACTGGCCAACGCCAAGGAGTGGCTTAAAGTTGTTGATCCTGAGTCAGGCGAGGTATATACACGGGAAACCAACACTATGCCGCAATGGGCCGGTTCCTGTTGGTATTATCTGAGATTTATCGATCCCCATAATGATGTCGCTGCCTGGGATATTGAAAAAGAGAAATACTGGATGCCAGTGGATCTGTACATCGGTGGTGCTGAACATGCTGTACTGCATCTGTTGTATGCCCGATTCTGGCACAAAGTCTTATATGACCTGGGTTATGTATCAACCAAGGAACCCTTTCAGAAGCTGGTGAATCAGGGAATGATCTTGGGCATGGATGGTGAGAAAATGTCCAAATCACGGGGGAATGTGATCAATCCAGATGAAGTTGTCAGTCAATATGGTGCCGATACCATGCGTTTATACGAGATGTTCATGGGACCATTGGAGCGATCTAAGCCCTGGAATACCAGTGGGATAGAAGGTGTTTATCGTTTCCTAAGCCGCTTATGGCGATATTTTGTCAACGATGAGGGTCAGATCATTGAATTGACAGATGAGATACCTGCTGCAGATACATTAACCATCATGCATGCCAGTATTAAGAAAGTTGGCTATGATCTTGACAATCTGGCCTTTAATACTGCCATTTCACAACTAATGGTATTCTCGAACC
The Candidatus Neomarinimicrobiota bacterium genome window above contains:
- a CDS encoding small multi-drug export protein, translating into MVESVLQFFQEFIQDPRWITFLLAMTPIGELRVALPWGITFGEMPWFEAYIWAVAGNFLISIPIVLLLGPISRLLMRWPLGEKFFTWLFNRTRRKGKMIETWEFLGLVVFVGIPLPVTGAWTGSAAAFLFGLSYGKSFLAIFIGLLMSATIVTIITTTGIKIFG
- the leuS gene encoding leucine--tRNA ligase; this translates as MADRYPFGEIEAKWQKYWDENQTFKALDNLTDKPKYYILDMFPYPSGAGLHVGHPEGYTATDIIARYKRMRGFNVLHPMGWDAFGLPAEQYAIETGTPPAIKTAENIATFKRQIKSLGFSYDWDREINTTDESYYKWTQWIFLQLFKKGLAYEAEVAVNWCPALGTVLANEEVIDGKSERGGHPVVRKPMRQWMLKITAYADRLIDDLDDLDWSESIKDMQRNWIGKSEGAEVDFQISGHDLSLRVFTTRPDTLFGATYMVLAPEHPYLEQIATTENTDKVIAYQREAGLKSDLDRTDLAEGKTGVFTGSYAVNPVNDELIPIWVSDYVLMSYGTGAIMAVPAHDTRDYEFAKAFDLPIQEVVSGGNIEEEAFTQIEDGFMVNSAVADGSFSINDLKPSEAIGKTSAWLEATGKGKKAINYKLRDWLFSRQRYWGEPFPIMRDGNDIIPMSDSDLPLTLPVLDRIKPSGTGESPLANAKEWLKVVDPESGEVYTRETNTMPQWAGSCWYYLRFIDPHNDVAAWDIEKEKYWMPVDLYIGGAEHAVLHLLYARFWHKVLYDLGYVSTKEPFQKLVNQGMILGMDGEKMSKSRGNVINPDEVVSQYGADTMRLYEMFMGPLERSKPWNTSGIEGVYRFLSRLWRYFVNDEGQIIELTDEIPAADTLTIMHASIKKVGYDLDNLAFNTAISQLMVFSNHLRALDQVPRKALETLLMLLNPFAPHIAEELWVRMGNTEQLVYSEWPVYDEKLLSRDLIKLAIQVNGKVRAQIEVEVDMPKEAVLELVYTQDAIKQHTEGKSIVKEIVIPNRIVNIVIR